GCGCGCCAGGGCTGGACTTCGGCCCATGGGCGGACCCCGCGCACGGTCCCGCctctctccccgcctccctctctgGGTCCCGCCCAGCGGCGCAGGGGGCCGGGCTCCGGCGgggggcggcggccgcggcggtgACAGCCGCTCCCCGCCCCTGAGGGTCGCCACGTCCCTCACGTACCGCCCGGCCCAGGCGCGGAGCGGCGACCTGGCGGCCGCGGCTCCGGCTCCTCCGGCGGGGCTCGGCATGAGGCTGGCGCGGCTGCTACGCGGAGCCGCCTCGGCCGGCCGGGGCTCCGGGCTGCGCGCAGCTAGCCCCGCCGGCGCCAGCCGCAGCCTCAGCTCGGATTCGGGCTCGGGGCCGGCGCCCGAGAGCGGCGTTCCGGGCCAGGTGGACTTCTACGCGCGCTTCTCGCCGTCCCCGCTTTCCATGAAGCAGTTCTTGGACTTCGGTGAGTGGGGCTCGGGCCTCGGGCCTTTGTGCGCGGCCCTGCGCGGGGAAATGCGGCCCCTGACCCGGGCCGGGCCCGGCCAGCGCGGGCCCCCTCTCACGTCCGGCGCACCCCCTCCTTCGTAACGTCTCTCTCCCAGCGCTTGAGACGCTTCCTTCCCCCCCTTGCGGACAGATCCTCTAGCTCAGGTGCTGGCGCCGGCGGGCGGGATAAATAACTGGGGGCGTGTGCATTTTGACTGTGTATTGTTGAAAAACAAACCCGGAGGGCCGCGGGCGGAATGACCTCCCGCCTTTCAGCGCACGTGTGCAGAACCGCGCTGCCAGGTCCCTTCCGAAGAGCCGAGCTCCGGCTAGAAGCAAGTGTGTGCACACCTCCGGGAGTCGTGTTCGGATTCTTCACAGTGATGATAAATGCTCAGCTTTGTACAATGATGATTGCATAAAATTGACGTGGTGAATGGAGAAGCAAGTTATAACTGGCCTGAGTGTTTCATAGAATGTTTTCCTTGCCGCTTGCCTAATAGCGTTTCCACCAACAGCACATTCATTTCATCATCAGCAGTCTTGAGCACGTGTAAAGTGCATGAACACTAGTGCTGTGGGGATTGCCACATTTCACCTTGCAGAAGCGACTATCCACTTTGCTCTTCCTCTGGTGGACGCTTCTTGATTTTCTCTGGAAAGGATGCAACAGATTGCAGAGAAATTTGCAAAGTTAGGCTTTTAACTTAGACTTCTCATGGCGGggttggagggggaagggaaaacTAATAAAccaataaagtaaaatttcagtAGAAAAAGTTATCTTCTGCATTGTGAGTACTGACTGTTAAGTCAGTAAGGGATCATTAGTGGGCTCAAAAGATATCAGCATAGGGGGCAGCTTTATCTTAAAATTGTGGTGTACAGTGGCAATTTGGGGGGGAGGGCAAAGCCCTGGGTTTTTTGCTTTTACCTTAAAATGATTGTAGTGTGATTAAGGGGTGAGTTTGGTCTTGTTCACAGTATCCTATTAAATTTTCACAAGAAAATGCTTTCCTTTAATTCAGCAATTCCTGCTATGGACAATCTAGTTTTTGCTAAGGTTGCCTCCTGCTAAAACAGCAAAATTAAATTCATGAGTTTAAAACACATTGCTGAAATAACAAGTTAGTTTAACTTCAAATGGAACTGCTTGCCAAAGGCTATTCTACAACTGTTCTGCTTAGCATCTTGATGGGAGTGGAAGAAGAGCAGGCTTCTGTCCAGGAATCACACAATTGAATAAAACCAGGTTGGGGGGGCAGTGAGTGGTTGGGGAGAGGTGCTGCAGGGATTCAAAGTTTGAAGATTGTTGCTGAATAGGCATTGGTATTTTTTGCTTTCTGCTGCCTGAAAGCCCTCCTCTACATTGAGTCTTGCTTTTCATGGTTCCCAAGCATATGATAACATTTCTCTGTTTATCTTAGGTAGTCATTTCTTATAAAGCTGGAGTTAGGaaacagattttcaaaataatagcAGCAACAGGTTACATAGGGTAGGCTTTGGCAGGTGCTACACTTAATTAGATTCCACGCCTTGCTCAGACTTGCTCAGGTTCCCTTGGTTCTAAGATGATCCCAGTAAGGATGCAAGTGATGGAGACAGGAAAGTATCTTCGTCACTCTACAAAACAATGTCAGGAATTAGGAGGTCATTTAGGATGCCTCACAACCCTGGGTTATCTTGTCCCttgcctcctcttcctttcccgcTCATTATGGTGATGCTGCCACTCTGACATTGCCCAGTAACTGTGTTTCTCCTTGCCCCTTGGCTTCTGTGCCTTATGGCCTCTACTTACTGCTGTTCCTACCGTGTTTGGTTTTAGGATCTATGAATGCTTGTGAAAAGACTTCATTTATGTTTCTGCGGCAAGAGCTGCCTGTTAGATTGgcaaatataatgaaagaaataagtcTTCTTCCAGATAACCTTCTCAGGACTCCATCAGTTCAATTGGTACAAAGCTGGTAAGATTCCCATGTTGTGTTTGCAATTTCAGTGGACTTGTAGACTTCATGTAAGGTGAAAGCAAATTCTGTTTTTACTCTTCAGTGGAATCTGATGTTAGTAAGAACATTCCCCCTCCTTTTATGGGTATATCTAGGTTTGTCCCTTGAATCCTGGACTCTACCATTCCTTGACTTTGGAAAAAAAACCCAATCAGAACTACACAGAAATTCACATACTAAACTTAGGATTTGTGTTATTGAATATGCAGgatgttataataaaaaatatctacCATGTGTTGATGGTTAGGGATTTATATATATTACCTTTAATCTCTTTGACAGCTCTGctcattaatcatttttattgccattttatatatgaggaaactgaggcacctaCAGGTCTTTTGCTAAAGGCAGTACCAATCATAGTGGAGCTGAGATTCAAGCCCAGATTTGTTTCTTTCTACTATACCATGTTATAGTCAGAATGATAAAATGTATTAAAgcgtgtatatattttttaataaactgaattTGTTTTATTGCAGTATATCTTTATCGAACACAAaagttaaaatcttttttctaccatttaaaaataattagaagttaGTAGAATCATATAAGAAACTATGATCTCTCTTCCAAAATATGACAGTGGGGGTGCATACATATGTGGTCACTTAAATACAGCCTTACTTGGTAATCTTATTAATTTAAGAGTACTAGTCTCTTAAGCACTATACATTTCAAATGAATGAGTTTACCAGTGTTCAGTCGTAGATAGAAAACAAAAGGTAGCTGCAAGATTTTTTCCCAGTTATTATTCATGGAGATCTTAGCTTTTTTTGTAGGTATCATAGTTTGTAGGAGAAACTGCTAGaacttcaattttaaaagacaagtgaggagcacctgggtggctcagtcattaagcgtctgccttcagctcaggttacggtcccagtgtcctggaatcaagccccacatcaggctccttgcttggcgggaagcctgcttctccctctcctgctctcgctgtctctctccttgtcaaataaataaaatcttattttaaaaaaaagcaaaagaagtatGATTGCTATAATATGTGTTACTGAGATGCTTGCTATCTGTAGTTCAAATACGGGACAATTATAAATACGGTTTAGAGAAGAGGCATTTGTTTAGGAACTATGATGGAATATAAGTGAGAACATGTAGTTTTCTATGGAAGCATATTCCTGTTTTGAAAATTCTTCGTTAAAAATAGAATATGCTACATTTTGAAATCTAATCTGCACTCAAAACATTGTAGGTGCTCAACTATCTTGAATAAAGAGCATAGTTTTTCTTGCCAGTGAAGAGAAAAGTGAGGGTTAAAGCAAATACCAGAATCACTTGACTTTGGAATGCTTTGGACTGCAGAGAGGCGCCATGCTTGTCAAGAACAGCTTTCCAAACCAACATATggatttacagatttttaaaacactttcatTGCCTGCTGGATCCCTACTAAAGACATTTGTAGATAAAGTGCCAACCGAGCAGCCAAAGCAGACCCTGTATCTTTGAAGGTTACTGAATAGTAGTAGTGAAGTGTTTTCACCTCTGGCCCTGTACCGCTATTGTGCCTGGCAGCATGACCTTGATGAAGTCATTTGGCTCTCCTCATTTTGCTCTGTCCTTAACAGGTGATTTGCCACCTTGAATTGTTAGGTAAATTAAAAACCTACATTTTcatgactttttgtttttgttcagcTCTGTTTAAAAGAACTGTGTGGTAAATTCTTTTAACAAGTGTTTGTTGACTGGATGTTGATGGACATAAGCTATTAACCTGGAGCATGCATGCTTCCAAAGGATAACCACCTTCAGCGCCAGCTGATCATTGCCAATGCAGAAACCCTGTCCAGATCatctgatttttgtgtatttaaagaAGAGTCAAAAGTCTAGATTTTTAATGTAGAATCTCCCAGTTTTGAAAGATTGCaactaattaaacatttttttttttttaaacactcaaGTCTGTAAGGTATATAAGGTTCTAAAGCTCAGGTGTTAAGTTAGACTCATAGACTGAGGTAGGCAGGCTTGCACATTTTACTGAAACTAAGACAAGTTAAGTCATTTGCCCCAGATCACATAGTTCGTGGTAACAAACTCAGTTCCATTGACAATCAGCATTTATACTGTAGAGTGGTAAATTtaagataatgaaaaattattttagagtatataacttaaaaaaaagtgggaaatcttaaaattattattttaaaagattttatttatttatttatttattgaatttatttgagagaatgtgcTCATGCACCAGCATGCAcagaagtagagggaggggcaaaaggggaggaagaagcagactccctgctgatggggtggctccatcccaggaccctgagatcataacctgagacaaaggaagccacttaaccaactgagccacccaggtgctgcaaaatcttgaaattcttttttttttttttttaagattttatttatttgacacagagagagagagagacagcacaagcagggggagtggcaggcagagggagaaggagaagcaggctccctgcaaagtaGGGGGAGCCCATTGTgtgactggatcccaggatgctgggatcatgacccaagccgaaggcagtcacttaaccaactgcgtcacccaggcacccaacatcctgaaattcttaatttaaCCTATGTTTTTAGGGAAAAGGGCACTTTCTACTACTTTGTGCTAGGCACTTTGCTTAAATGTGAATGGATCTAAAAATCCTACTTCAACCATAATTTGTAGCAGtattgtaaattaaaaataaaaagatgttaaaattaaaaatacctttttagtatttttacaaTATTGAACTTCCAAAATGTAAAAGAACAAATTTACCCCACTGATTTGCATTTTAGGTATATCCAGAGTCTTCAGGAGCTTCTTGAATTTAAAGACAAAAGTGCTGAAGATGCTAAAACTATTTATGAGTAAGTTCACTATTTTGATCCTATTCTCCATACAATTTTTATACTCTTTAAATgtcatataaaaaatataagtatattgAGCTTAAACCTGCTATTGGGTCACTTTAGGGAAATTAACTTTCAATTTCTCTCCACTCCAGAACATATGATAGTATGTGTCTATAGCAGCTCATATAGGTACGACAAACACCATAAGTcagtaaatataagaaaagacACAGTTAAAGTGTGGTGATCAGTGGAAATCTAGATGTGGCCTCGGAGCCATTTGGATGGTAGGGAACTGGTGAGGACTCAACCTGGAGAGTGCATGCCACCTTCAACTCTGGCAGGTCATTGCCAATGCACAAACACTGTCTGGATTGTCTGACTTTTGTGCGTGTGTTTAAAGAAAAGCAGTAAGCTTAGACTTTTAAAATCTCCCAATTTTGAAGATTGCaactaattaaaacaaattttttaaatactgaaggCCTATAAAAACATGTCTATGAGTCTCACTTTATGACCTTTGGCCTGTAAGATAATGAAAGTAATATAACCAATTTAATAACTAGCATACCAGAATTGATAAACCCAGGTAGTCCTCTAAGAAGTTACCTGCTTATTCCAATGAATGTTGCTCAGAACTTAAAGACCACTTCTTTCACTGTCCTTAGCgttcactacatttttttttttttttttactgtctttaaAGATGATGGcaacatttcactttttaaatgtgttttggtctgaaaataagaTCAAGGATTTACTCTCTGCCTACGTATAAAGCACACTAtgtattaaatctttaaaacaatgctATTCAGTTAATGCTATCTGTGCAcaaagaagttaagaaacttaAGGTAGCATTGAACTCAAATAGCCAACTAGGGGTAGCATTAGGATTTGAACTGAAGCcctcttacttaaaaataaatgttatgctATGAAACTTTCTGAAAATGGTTAGAGCTGAATCTAAAAAAGACGGAGAGCAATCAAGCAGAATAATACTGTTTGGGGTTTTGAaaagagagaagtgaaataaAGGGTGACTAGAAATGAtgagttgtttgttgtttttgaggAGTTTTCTTGTTTGTATTTGAGATTAGCAGTTTGGTTTTGAAGCAGATTACAACTAggaattccaaaaatattttgagcCGTGAGAGCATCATTGGAATGAGTTAATAGTACTCAAGATGATGACTTTGAATGGGAAAGCACTCATTCAGAAGTGTTAATTCTGATGGGTATGTTACAAGATGGATTTTGTTATTTCATAATTaagacttttctcttttatttaggtctttaaatgCAATAATGTCTTCTAAATGACAGAAGTGGGAAGGCTGGATgactcaaatttttcttttaacacaacAGTAgactcttcctctcccatttttaaacttaatagattcaatgaaattagaatttcttttacttttctcagtggtttctttctctcttggaaCCATAGGGAATAGTTCCCCAAACAGGCAGGCTTTATTGGTTCATTCATCTTTATTCCTTACAGAGCATGTGTTCCCTAGAAGCAAGCACTCTGTCTTCTCTTAATGCTGAACATCCTAGGAATACTTTCCTCATTGGGAATGCTTAGATGATCTGAGCTGATAATGGTTAAAGAAAACCCTTAACATTTTTAGGATTGTGTTTTGTGGCAGCCTTATTTTTTAGGAGTTCGaagaaaataagtttcaaaaattttattttggagaattttGTACTGTCattgattttgtgtatttatgatctgaaatttatttaaataagcataAGAAAACATACACCAGTGGTCTTTTTTATTGTATCGGGGATTTCTTGCCTAGTATAGGTTAGTTAAACTTATATTTTAGTATTAAATTCACTTGTCTAAAAATTTGGCAATTTTGACAAGTCAGGTTTGTTTAGCTTTACAGATACTGTGATCCGGATCAGGAACCGACACAACGATGTTATTCCCACGATGGCCCAGGGTGTGATTGAATACAAGGAGAGCTTCGGGGTGGATCCTGTCACCAGCCAGAATGTTCAGTACTTTTTGGATCGTTTCTACATGAGTCGCATTTCAATTAGAATGTTACTCAATCAGCACTGTAAGTATCCAGAAGTCAAgagaagaagcaaaatgaaatgaatatatatgtatattttaaacttatttagaAAACTTCTCTTTAGaaacatttaattttgcttttttgtatatTAAGTAAATTACCATACAAAGGAGGTATTTTCATTGAATGTAAAATACTATGTGTATATTTAGGGAGAATATCTACTGTTTGGTACCATTTAGAGAAACAGTCTTCAAATCTGGAAAAAGCAGTTATAGAGAGTTATAgcttattttgtcctttttttttttttttgatagcttTATTGTTTGgtggaaaaggcaaaggaagcccAGCTCATCGAAAACACATTGGAAGCATAAATCCAAACTGCGATGTAGTTGAAGTTATTAaaggtaaatatttatatttcttctttcaggaaagatgcaaaaatcaaaattgttaagtgatttttttttttaaagattttatttatttatttgacaggatcacaagtaggcagagagaaaggaagggaagcaggctccctgctgagcagagagcccgatgtggggcttgatcccaagactttgggatcatgacctgagccgaaggcagaggcttcaacccactgagccacccaggcggcccgggTGTTATTGCTTGctattaaaacaattatttatatcTTGAGATAAAATGTTAGGGCAAATATATGGATTTGAAAATAAGTTTATGACGTTAAATTGTACATTATATATAGAATGAATATTTTGTTGATATACTTTGTTAGGCAAAGTATGGTGATACTGTGGGGATATCTGTTTCACTTCAAAAAGTATATATCACCCTATACGAGGAGCCATAATTCATAATAGTTTGGTTTGCATCTTTCCACACTTTTTCCTCTTATGCCACATATACTCCTATACATATGTAATTGTTGGTCTTAcattgtttgttttggaaaatgggTGCGATATGTATTTTTCTCTACAAGTTTAGAGCCATCATTCCATGTTCAGTACATATCGATACACTTCAGGGTTTTGAATGGCTTCATGGGTATATCAGAATGTATTAATCCATCCTTCTGTTGCTTCATGTTTaggtggttttcatttttttttttttattaccagcagcaatactgcagtgaacatctTTAGCTATCTGCTGACTTTGCTAGTATTTTAGAAGGAAAGATTCCTAATATTCAAGACATTTAAAATGCGTTTAAAATTTTGATACCTCCAAAAAGGTATCAAATAATGAGTGAGAGTGTCTGTATTCTAAACTTTCACCAACTCTACATGTTTGTTACATGTATTGTAAATAGTTCCTTCACCTTGctgtttttactttgtttatggTGTCTTCTATTTTGatgtctttattttcatataatcatatctgtcatttttcctttgtggGTATTAGGTGTTGTCATGTCATACTTAAGAAGACCTTCCCCAAATAAGATAATTGAAGTATATTTTCACCTATAGACAGTTATAAATTTCATTGATCAGTACTATTGCCACCTTAATGCGTGATAtagaagtaaatttattttaatgctttttttgtttgttttgattcaCACTAGATGGCTATGAAAATGCTAGGCGTCTGTGTGATTTGTATTATATTAACTCTCCTGAACTAGAACTTGAAGAACTAAATGGTAAGCGTGATGGTGTCTTTTTCTCAATGATTAGTGTTGTGATTATCTGAGAAGCAATGATAAGAAGAATTTAGATGTGTCTTAATATAAAAGGACTTTTCATCAACTTCTTTACTGAAGATGAAGGCTGAGGGAGAGCAATCATGTTAAGaattgtgtgtgcacatgcgcgcacgcacgtgtgcacgtgtgtgtgtgtgtgtgtaatttagtTGGATTCTTGTTTGAAAAGCATTTTGGGCTCTTCTTccccattttgtttatatttaattgaGGATGttcattctttccttatttttgtttctgttttggttgTAGAAAAAATGATGCCAAGAAAATTACATTTGACTGTTATATGTACTCCAATAATGTAAAATTCACCCTTTAAGAATTCTGTTTCCTGAGTAGtgaatcattttttattgttgaggAAGTAAAAAGACTGGAGgtataaagaggaaagaaaatgctcTTCTGTTTGAGAATCTGTTTATCTTTGATGATCTTTTCACCCTGACTAGTACcttttggacaaaaaaaaaaaaaaaattctgatgtctTGGAAGGAGGT
Above is a genomic segment from Lutra lutra chromosome 3, mLutLut1.2, whole genome shotgun sequence containing:
- the PDK1 gene encoding pyruvate dehydrogenase (acetyl-transferring) kinase isozyme 1, mitochondrial isoform X1 gives rise to the protein MRLARLLRGAASAGRGSGLRAASPAGASRSLSSDSGSGPAPESGVPGQVDFYARFSPSPLSMKQFLDFGSMNACEKTSFMFLRQELPVRLANIMKEISLLPDNLLRTPSVQLVQSWYIQSLQELLEFKDKSAEDAKTIYDFTDTVIRIRNRHNDVIPTMAQGVIEYKESFGVDPVTSQNVQYFLDRFYMSRISIRMLLNQHSLLFGGKGKGSPAHRKHIGSINPNCDVVEVIKDGYENARRLCDLYYINSPELELEELNAKSPGQPIQVVYVPSHLYHMVFELFKNAMRATMEHHADKGVYPPIQVHITLGNEDLTVKMSDRGGGVPLRKIDRLFNYMYSTAPRPRVETSRAVPLAGFGYGLPISRLYAQYFQGDLKLYSLEGYGTDAVIYIKALSTESIERLPVYNKAAWKHYNTNHEADDWCVPSREPKDMTTFRSA
- the PDK1 gene encoding pyruvate dehydrogenase (acetyl-transferring) kinase isozyme 1, mitochondrial isoform X2, which gives rise to MRLARLLRGAASAGRGSGLRAASPAGASRSLSSDSGSGPAPESGVPGQVDFYARFSPSPLSMKQFLDFGSMNACEKTSFMFLRQELPVRLANIMKEISLLPDNLLRTPSVQLVQSWYIQSLQELLEFKDKSAEDAKTIYDFTDTVIRIRNRHNDVIPTMAQGVIEYKESFGVDPVTSQNVQYFLDRFYMSRISIRMLLNQHSLLFGGKGKGSPAHRKHIGSINPNCDVVEVIKDGYENARRLCDLYYINSPELELEELNAKSPGQPIQVVYVPSHLYHMVFELFKNAMRATMEHHADKGVYPPIQVHITLGNEDLTVKALSTESIERLPVYNKAAWKHYNTNHEADDWCVPSREPKDMTTFRSA